A part of Haloarchaeobius sp. HME9146 genomic DNA contains:
- the minD gene encoding cell division ATPase MinD, translated as MTTQESVYAIASGKGGVGKTTTTVNLGTALAGAGNRVAIVDVDLGMANLAGFVSLSPDSVTLHEVLAGEAAVMDATYQLADGIWAVPSGNELDSYAGVKTENLRDVVTTLREEFDYVLLDVGAGVSHETVLPLGLADAIIVVSTPEPAALQNATKTCELADRAGGTLAGLVLTRTRPGSDIDHEEIADGLDLPLLVTVPEDDAVRQSVFAGTPLVVHSPRSRASRAYRYLAARLVGEASADERPRFEAPKRQQPRPDTDGGEVPDEGAQAASEDDVSAAISEIDGEDDLGIRDAEADDSTNE; from the coding sequence ATGACCACGCAGGAGTCGGTGTACGCTATCGCGAGCGGGAAGGGGGGTGTCGGGAAGACGACGACAACAGTGAATCTGGGGACCGCGCTGGCGGGCGCGGGGAACCGCGTCGCCATCGTCGACGTCGACCTCGGGATGGCGAACCTCGCAGGGTTCGTCAGCCTCAGCCCCGATTCGGTGACCCTGCACGAGGTACTCGCCGGCGAGGCCGCCGTCATGGACGCGACGTACCAGCTGGCGGACGGCATCTGGGCGGTCCCCAGCGGGAACGAACTCGACAGCTACGCCGGCGTCAAGACCGAGAACCTCCGCGATGTGGTCACGACGCTGCGCGAGGAGTTCGACTACGTCCTGCTCGACGTCGGTGCCGGCGTGAGCCACGAGACCGTGCTCCCGCTTGGGCTCGCGGACGCCATCATCGTCGTCTCCACGCCCGAACCGGCCGCGCTCCAGAACGCGACGAAGACGTGCGAACTCGCCGACCGGGCCGGCGGCACGCTCGCGGGACTCGTCCTGACCCGGACGCGCCCCGGCAGTGATATCGACCACGAAGAGATCGCCGACGGGCTCGACCTGCCCTTGCTGGTCACGGTTCCGGAGGACGATGCCGTCAGACAGAGCGTCTTCGCGGGGACGCCGCTGGTCGTCCACTCGCCCCGCAGCCGCGCGTCGCGGGCGTACCGCTACCTCGCTGCCCGGCTGGTCGGCGAGGCGTCGGCCGACGAGCGGCCGCGATTCGAGGCACCGAAGCGCCAGCAGCCCCGTCCCGACACCGATGGTGGCGAGGTGCCTGACGAGGGTGCTCAGGCGGCCAGCGAGGACGACGTGTCCGCGGCCATCTCCGAGATCGACGGTGAAGACGATCTGGGGATCCGGGACGCGGAAGCCGACGACAGCACCAACGAATAG
- a CDS encoding V-type ATP synthase subunit D yields MANDVKPTRKNLMAIEDRIELSERGHDTLEQKRDGLIMEFMDILDQARDVRENLEENYDEAQKKINMARAMEGDVAVRGAAAALKEHPEITTESRNIMGVVVPEIESSKVQKSLDERGYGVLGTSARIDEAAEAYEELLETIILAAEVETAMKKMLTEIETTKRRVNALEFKLLPELKENQEYIEQKLEEQEREEIFRMKKIKDKKEKEEKEARQEEAEEAEADVVAAAD; encoded by the coding sequence ATGGCCAACGACGTCAAGCCCACTCGCAAGAACTTGATGGCGATCGAGGATCGCATCGAGCTGTCCGAGCGGGGTCACGACACGCTGGAACAGAAGCGCGACGGCCTCATCATGGAGTTCATGGACATCCTCGACCAGGCACGGGACGTCCGTGAGAACTTAGAGGAGAACTACGACGAGGCACAGAAGAAGATCAACATGGCACGCGCCATGGAGGGTGACGTCGCGGTCCGCGGGGCGGCGGCCGCACTGAAGGAGCACCCCGAGATCACGACGGAGTCCCGCAACATCATGGGCGTCGTCGTGCCGGAGATCGAGTCCTCGAAGGTCCAGAAGTCCCTCGACGAGCGTGGCTACGGTGTGCTGGGCACCTCCGCCCGCATCGACGAGGCCGCGGAAGCCTACGAGGAACTGCTGGAGACCATCATCCTCGCCGCCGAGGTCGAGACGGCGATGAAGAAGATGCTCACCGAGATCGAGACGACCAAGCGTCGTGTCAACGCACTCGAGTTCAAGCTCCTGCCCGAACTCAAGGAGAACCAGGAGTACATCGAGCAGAAGCTCGAAGAGCAAGAGCGCGAGGAGATCTTCCGCATGAAGAAGATCAAGGACAAGAAGGAGAAAGAGGAGAAGGAAGCTCGGCAGGAGGAGGCCGAGGAAGCCGAAGCCGACGTCGTTGCAGCCGCGGACTGA
- a CDS encoding ATP synthase subunit B: protein MKEYQTITEISGPLVFAEVDEAIGYDEIVEIETPNGETKRGQVLESSEGVVAIQVFEGTEGIDRKSSVRFLGETMKMPVTEDLLGRVLDGSGRPIDGGPDIVPDERRDIVGAAINPYSREYPEEFIQTGVSAIDGMNTLVRGQKLPIFSASGLPHNDLALQVARQATVPEEDEGEDDEGTEFAVIFGAMGITAEEANEFMDDFERTGALERSVVFMNLADDPAVERTVTPRLALTTAEYLAFDKGYHVLVILTDMTNYCEALREIGAAREEVPGRRGYPGYMYTDLAQLYERAGRIEGREGSVTQLPILTMPGDDDTHPIPDLTGYITEGQIMMDRDLNSQGVKPPVNVLPSLSRLMDDGIGEGLTRGDHADVKDQLFAAYAEGEDLRDLVNIVGREALSELDNKYLDFADRFEEEFVQQGYDTDRTIDETLDIGWDLLSTLPKEELNRIDEDLIEEYYVEEGQAVEA from the coding sequence ATGAAGGAGTACCAGACGATTACAGAGATCAGCGGTCCGCTGGTGTTCGCCGAGGTCGACGAGGCCATCGGGTACGACGAGATCGTCGAGATCGAGACCCCGAACGGCGAGACCAAGCGTGGCCAGGTGCTCGAATCCTCAGAAGGCGTGGTGGCGATCCAGGTCTTCGAGGGCACCGAAGGTATCGACCGCAAGTCCTCGGTTCGCTTCCTTGGCGAGACGATGAAGATGCCCGTCACCGAGGACCTCCTCGGGCGGGTGCTGGACGGGTCCGGTCGCCCCATCGACGGCGGCCCGGACATCGTCCCGGACGAACGCCGCGACATCGTCGGGGCGGCTATCAACCCGTACTCGCGTGAGTACCCCGAGGAGTTCATCCAGACTGGCGTCTCCGCCATCGACGGCATGAACACCCTCGTTCGCGGCCAGAAGCTGCCGATCTTCTCGGCATCTGGGCTGCCGCACAACGACCTCGCACTCCAGGTCGCCCGTCAGGCGACCGTCCCGGAGGAGGACGAGGGCGAGGACGACGAAGGCACCGAGTTCGCAGTCATCTTCGGCGCGATGGGTATCACCGCCGAAGAGGCGAACGAGTTCATGGACGACTTCGAGCGCACGGGTGCACTCGAGCGCTCCGTCGTCTTCATGAACCTCGCGGACGACCCCGCAGTCGAGCGGACGGTCACCCCGCGTCTCGCCCTGACCACGGCAGAGTACCTCGCGTTCGACAAGGGCTATCACGTGCTGGTCATCCTCACGGACATGACCAACTACTGTGAGGCGCTGCGCGAGATCGGTGCGGCCCGCGAAGAGGTTCCGGGTCGCCGTGGCTACCCCGGGTACATGTACACCGACCTGGCCCAGCTCTACGAGCGCGCAGGGCGCATCGAGGGCCGCGAGGGCTCGGTCACGCAGCTGCCCATCCTCACGATGCCGGGTGACGACGACACGCACCCGATTCCGGACCTGACCGGATACATCACCGAGGGGCAGATCATGATGGACCGCGACCTGAACTCCCAGGGTGTGAAGCCGCCGGTCAACGTGCTGCCGTCCCTCTCGCGCCTGATGGACGACGGTATCGGTGAGGGCCTCACCCGTGGGGACCACGCCGACGTGAAGGACCAGCTCTTCGCCGCGTACGCGGAGGGTGAGGACCTGCGCGACCTCGTGAACATCGTCGGCCGCGAGGCGCTGTCCGAACTCGACAACAAGTACCTCGACTTCGCCGACCGCTTCGAGGAGGAGTTCGTCCAGCAGGGGTACGACACCGACCGTACCATCGACGAGACGCTCGACATCGGCTGGGACCTGCTCTCGACGCTCCCGAAGGAGGAGCTCAACCGTATCGACGAGGACCTCATCGAGGAGTACTACGTCGAAGAAGGGCAGGCAGTCGAAGCCTGA
- the prf1 gene encoding peptide chain release factor aRF-1, producing MSEQEGEAQSDRKKYEFQKIIEELQDYEGSGTQLVSIYVPEDKQISDVVAHVTQEHSEAANIKSKQTRTNVQDALTSIKDRLRYYKNPPENGMVLFSGAIDAGGGQTDMVTKVLEGPPQPVESFRYHCDSAFLTEPLEHMLADKGLYGLIVLDRREANVGWLRGKRVEPVKSASSLVPGKQRKGGQSAQRFARLRLEAIDNFYQEVAEMANELFVPERHEMDGVLVGGPSPTKDEFMDGEYLHHEVQDIVLGKFDVAYTDESGLYDLVDAGEEVLADAEIMEDKELMETFFKQLHNGNKATYGFEPTRQNLVMGSVETLLISEDLRDDVAVYDCGGTEEYEVVDHRKNTPTHQCEDGTEVEAEKREDVIEFLMNIADQRGTDTKFISTDFEKGEQLLNAFGGIAGILRYSTGV from the coding sequence ATGAGTGAGCAGGAGGGCGAGGCGCAGTCCGACCGAAAGAAGTACGAGTTCCAGAAGATCATCGAGGAGCTCCAGGACTACGAAGGATCAGGCACCCAACTGGTCAGTATCTACGTTCCCGAGGACAAGCAGATCAGCGACGTGGTCGCCCACGTCACCCAGGAGCACAGCGAGGCAGCCAACATCAAGTCCAAGCAGACCCGGACCAACGTCCAGGACGCCCTGACGAGCATCAAGGACCGGCTCCGCTACTACAAGAACCCGCCGGAGAACGGGATGGTGCTGTTCTCGGGCGCGATCGACGCCGGCGGCGGCCAGACCGACATGGTCACCAAGGTACTCGAGGGGCCGCCACAGCCCGTCGAGTCGTTCCGCTACCACTGTGACTCGGCGTTCCTCACCGAGCCGCTGGAGCACATGCTCGCGGACAAGGGCCTCTACGGGCTCATCGTCCTCGACCGGCGCGAGGCCAACGTCGGCTGGCTCCGCGGCAAGCGCGTCGAGCCCGTCAAATCAGCGAGTTCGCTCGTCCCGGGCAAGCAGCGCAAAGGTGGCCAGTCCGCCCAGCGTTTCGCCCGCCTCCGCCTCGAGGCCATCGACAACTTCTACCAGGAGGTCGCCGAGATGGCGAACGAGCTGTTCGTCCCCGAACGCCACGAGATGGACGGCGTCCTCGTCGGCGGTCCCTCCCCGACCAAGGACGAGTTCATGGACGGCGAGTACCTCCACCACGAGGTCCAGGACATCGTGCTCGGCAAGTTCGACGTCGCCTACACCGACGAGTCCGGCCTCTACGACCTCGTCGACGCCGGCGAGGAGGTACTGGCCGACGCCGAGATAATGGAGGACAAGGAGCTGATGGAGACGTTCTTCAAACAGCTCCACAACGGGAACAAGGCGACCTACGGGTTCGAGCCGACCCGCCAGAACCTCGTGATGGGCTCGGTCGAGACCCTCCTCATCTCCGAGGACCTCCGTGACGACGTGGCCGTCTACGACTGCGGCGGCACCGAAGAGTACGAGGTCGTCGACCACCGCAAGAACACGCCGACCCACCAGTGTGAGGACGGCACCGAGGTCGAGGCCGAAAAGCGCGAGGACGTCATCGAGTTCCTCATGAACATCGCCGACCAGCGCGGCACCGACACGAAGTTCATCTCCACCGACTTCGAGAAGGGCGAACAGCTGCTCAACGCCTTCGGTGGTATCGCCGGCATCCTGCGCTACTCCACCGGCGTCTAA
- a CDS encoding V-type ATP synthase subunit F, producing the protein MSQEIAVIGSPDFTTGFRLAGVRAFENVPEDEKDEELDDAVRRVAEDDGIGIVVIHADDLDYLSRDPRKTVETSVEPVFVTLGGDSGSSGLRDQIKRAIGIDLMDED; encoded by the coding sequence ATGAGCCAGGAGATAGCTGTCATCGGCAGTCCGGACTTCACCACCGGCTTCCGGCTGGCCGGCGTCCGAGCGTTCGAGAACGTCCCGGAGGACGAGAAGGACGAGGAACTCGACGACGCCGTGCGCCGTGTCGCCGAGGACGACGGTATCGGTATCGTCGTCATCCACGCCGACGACCTCGACTATCTTTCGCGCGACCCGCGAAAGACGGTCGAGACGAGCGTCGAACCGGTGTTCGTCACGCTGGGTGGCGATTCGGGAAGCAGCGGGCTGCGCGACCAGATCAAACGAGCCATCGGCATCGACCTGATGGATGAAGACTAA
- a CDS encoding DUF6276 family protein — MQCSECRSESVPFQVPDAVASYAPGGSEAVAICTSCLHLQPVESAPASADFSQVSEAFPADEVAAVEMALIVGLLSSLALNRGKIEELLERVEGQGVDPMLVLEELETDSHLQPSVAIGRRRQQLEQLLE, encoded by the coding sequence ATGCAGTGTTCCGAGTGTCGGTCGGAGAGCGTCCCGTTCCAGGTGCCCGACGCGGTCGCGTCGTACGCACCGGGTGGCAGCGAGGCGGTAGCCATCTGCACGTCGTGTCTCCATCTCCAGCCCGTCGAGAGTGCGCCCGCGAGCGCCGACTTCTCACAGGTGAGTGAGGCGTTTCCCGCGGACGAGGTGGCCGCGGTCGAGATGGCACTCATCGTTGGGTTGCTCTCCTCGCTCGCACTGAACCGCGGGAAGATAGAGGAGTTGCTCGAACGGGTCGAGGGACAGGGCGTGGACCCGATGCTCGTACTCGAGGAGCTCGAGACGGATTCGCACCTGCAGCCGTCGGTGGCGATCGGGCGACGACGGCAGCAGCTGGAGCAGTTGCTGGAGTAA
- a CDS encoding ATP synthase subunit A, whose product MSQATESDTVREDGVIESVSGPVVTAADLDARMNDVVYVGDEGLMGEVIEIEGNLTTIQVYEETSGVGPGEPVENTGEPLSVDLGPGMLDAIYDGVQRPLDELEEKMNSAFLDRGVDAPGIDLEKTWEFTPEVEAGDEVEPGDIVGTVPETESIEHKVMVPPDFEGGEVSSVESGNFTVQETVVELANGEEVSMYQEWPVRRARPSKEKKTPREPLVSGQRILDGLFPIAKGGTAAIPGPFGSGKTVTQHQLAKWADADIVVYVGCGERGNEMTEVIEDFPELEDPMTGKPLMSRTCLIANTSNMPVAARESCVYTGITIAEYFRDMGYDVALMADSTSRWAEAMREISSRLEEMPGEEGYPAYLAARLSEFYERAGKFENINGTEGSVSAIGAVSPPGGDFSEPVTQNTLRIVKTFWALDADLAERRHFPAINWNESYSLYKDQLDPWYRENVREDFPEKRQWAVDVLDEEAELQEIVQLVGKDALPDDQQLTLEVARYLREAWLQQNAFHDVDTYCEPDKIYMMLDAIKTFNDEAFNALDAGVPVDEIQNTDAAPRLNRIGVQEDYEEYVEELEDELANELREMY is encoded by the coding sequence ATGAGTCAAGCAACAGAATCCGACACCGTCCGCGAGGACGGCGTCATCGAGAGCGTGAGCGGTCCTGTCGTGACCGCTGCGGACCTCGACGCCCGGATGAACGACGTCGTCTACGTCGGCGACGAAGGTCTGATGGGCGAGGTCATCGAGATAGAAGGGAACCTGACCACGATTCAGGTGTACGAGGAGACCTCCGGTGTCGGCCCCGGTGAACCCGTCGAGAACACGGGCGAGCCGCTGTCGGTCGACCTCGGGCCCGGCATGCTGGACGCCATCTACGACGGTGTCCAGCGCCCGCTCGACGAACTGGAGGAGAAGATGAACTCGGCGTTCCTCGACCGCGGTGTCGACGCACCAGGTATCGACCTGGAGAAGACCTGGGAGTTCACCCCGGAGGTCGAGGCAGGCGACGAGGTCGAGCCCGGCGACATCGTCGGGACCGTCCCGGAGACCGAGAGCATCGAGCACAAGGTCATGGTGCCCCCCGACTTCGAGGGTGGCGAGGTCTCGTCCGTCGAGTCCGGCAACTTCACCGTCCAGGAGACGGTCGTCGAACTCGCGAACGGCGAGGAAGTGTCCATGTACCAGGAGTGGCCGGTCCGCCGTGCGCGACCGTCCAAGGAGAAGAAGACCCCGCGCGAGCCGCTCGTCTCCGGTCAGCGCATCCTCGACGGTCTGTTCCCCATCGCGAAGGGTGGGACGGCCGCGATTCCGGGACCGTTCGGGTCCGGGAAGACGGTCACCCAGCACCAGCTCGCGAAGTGGGCCGACGCGGACATCGTCGTCTACGTCGGCTGTGGCGAGCGTGGCAACGAGATGACCGAGGTCATCGAGGACTTCCCGGAGCTGGAGGACCCGATGACGGGCAAGCCGCTCATGTCCCGGACGTGCCTCATCGCGAACACGTCCAACATGCCGGTCGCCGCGCGTGAATCCTGTGTGTACACGGGTATCACCATCGCGGAGTACTTCCGCGACATGGGGTACGACGTGGCACTCATGGCCGACTCCACCTCGCGGTGGGCAGAGGCCATGCGCGAGATCTCCTCGCGTCTCGAGGAGATGCCCGGTGAGGAGGGCTACCCCGCCTACCTCGCCGCGCGTCTCTCCGAGTTCTACGAGCGTGCAGGCAAGTTCGAGAACATCAACGGCACGGAGGGCTCCGTGTCCGCAATCGGTGCAGTCTCGCCCCCGGGCGGTGACTTCTCCGAGCCGGTCACGCAGAACACCCTGCGTATCGTGAAGACGTTCTGGGCGCTGGACGCGGACCTCGCCGAGCGTCGTCACTTCCCGGCCATCAACTGGAACGAGTCCTACTCGCTGTACAAGGACCAGCTCGACCCCTGGTACCGAGAGAACGTCCGCGAGGACTTCCCGGAGAAGCGCCAGTGGGCCGTCGACGTCCTCGACGAGGAGGCCGAACTGCAGGAGATCGTCCAGCTCGTCGGCAAGGACGCGCTTCCGGACGACCAGCAGCTGACCCTCGAGGTCGCTCGCTACCTCCGCGAGGCGTGGCTCCAGCAGAACGCGTTCCACGACGTGGACACGTACTGCGAGCCCGACAAGATCTACATGATGCTCGACGCCATCAAGACGTTCAACGACGAGGCGTTCAACGCCCTCGACGCTGGCGTCCCCGTCGACGAGATCCAGAACACCGACGCCGCCCCGCGACTCAACCGCATCGGCGTGCAGGAAGACTACGAGGAGTACGTCGAGGAGCTCGAAGACGAGCTCGCGAACGAACTCCGGGAGATGTACTAA
- the argS gene encoding arginine--tRNA ligase, giving the protein MFLQLRTEVEDALTGALAARDLPTDDLGIEEPPEDVPAVLASSVAFRLASEVGAPPPKVAADVAGEIDPDDYEYIGGIETQGPYINVLPSDAYFVGTLQAGQAEEYGHLPEKNESVVVEHTSANPTGPVHVGRARNPIVGDAVANTLDFAGYDVERHYYVNDAGRQMAVFTWAYETFDEEDLDSEPERDRIEYDLVRYYRKGNAFLEDGPADKVDEAEAEIQSIMQGLEEGDEETFERVSTVVDQVLSGMQECLARLPAEFDRFVKETQFMFDGSTDDLVARLKELDEAVYEEDAWQLDLTEHGIDKNMVFLRSDDTSLYTTRDLAHHEWKFDNYDRAVTVLGEDHKLQADQLRTTLDLLGNDVEKLENVIFSWVNLPGGLGMSTRAGTGVDLDDLLDEAIDRARNEVETRMEDRIRDDDLTEEDIERIAHQVGIGAVRYDIVSKQPTKAITFEWDQALDFEAQSAPYVQYVHARCCGILDDAEEIPDEVDASVLTEQASEDLLRVIARFPAVVEAAAADLEPHSVATYTREFAETFNAFYRECPVLSEEDDELRQARIALVAASRHTIANALSILGVAAPHSM; this is encoded by the coding sequence ATGTTCCTGCAGCTACGGACGGAGGTCGAGGACGCCCTCACCGGGGCGCTCGCCGCACGCGACCTCCCCACAGACGACCTCGGTATCGAGGAGCCACCGGAAGACGTGCCGGCCGTTCTGGCCTCCAGCGTCGCCTTCCGACTGGCCAGCGAGGTCGGCGCACCGCCGCCGAAGGTCGCCGCCGACGTGGCGGGCGAGATCGACCCCGACGACTACGAGTACATCGGCGGCATCGAGACCCAGGGCCCGTACATCAACGTCCTCCCGAGCGACGCCTACTTCGTGGGGACGCTCCAGGCCGGCCAGGCCGAGGAGTACGGCCACCTCCCCGAGAAGAACGAGTCGGTGGTCGTCGAGCACACCTCCGCGAACCCGACCGGCCCGGTCCACGTCGGGCGCGCACGCAACCCCATCGTCGGTGACGCCGTCGCCAACACGCTCGACTTCGCCGGCTACGACGTCGAGCGCCACTACTACGTCAACGACGCCGGCCGCCAGATGGCCGTCTTCACCTGGGCCTACGAGACCTTCGACGAGGAGGACCTCGACTCCGAGCCCGAGCGCGACCGCATCGAGTACGACCTCGTGCGCTACTACCGCAAGGGCAACGCGTTCCTCGAGGACGGTCCCGCCGACAAGGTCGACGAAGCCGAGGCCGAGATCCAGTCCATCATGCAGGGCCTCGAAGAAGGCGACGAGGAGACCTTCGAGCGCGTCTCGACCGTCGTCGACCAGGTGCTCTCGGGCATGCAGGAGTGTCTCGCGCGCCTGCCCGCCGAGTTCGACCGGTTCGTCAAGGAGACCCAGTTCATGTTCGACGGCTCCACCGACGACCTGGTCGCACGGCTCAAGGAACTCGACGAGGCCGTCTACGAGGAGGACGCCTGGCAGCTCGACCTCACCGAGCACGGCATCGACAAGAACATGGTGTTCCTGCGCTCGGACGACACCAGCCTCTACACGACCCGTGACCTCGCCCACCACGAGTGGAAGTTCGACAACTACGACCGCGCCGTCACCGTCCTCGGCGAGGACCACAAGCTGCAGGCCGACCAGCTCCGCACGACGCTCGACCTGCTGGGCAACGACGTCGAGAAGCTCGAGAACGTCATCTTCTCGTGGGTCAACCTCCCCGGCGGCCTCGGGATGTCCACCCGCGCCGGCACCGGCGTCGACCTCGACGACCTGCTCGACGAGGCCATCGATCGCGCCCGGAACGAGGTCGAGACGCGCATGGAAGACCGCATCCGCGACGACGACCTCACCGAGGAGGACATCGAGCGCATCGCCCACCAGGTCGGCATCGGGGCGGTCCGCTACGACATCGTCTCCAAGCAGCCGACGAAAGCCATCACGTTCGAGTGGGACCAGGCGCTCGACTTCGAGGCCCAGTCCGCACCCTACGTCCAGTACGTCCACGCGCGCTGCTGTGGCATCCTCGACGACGCCGAGGAGATTCCCGACGAGGTGGACGCGAGCGTCCTCACCGAACAGGCGTCGGAGGACCTGCTCCGCGTCATCGCGCGCTTCCCGGCCGTCGTCGAGGCGGCCGCCGCCGACCTCGAACCGCACTCGGTCGCGACCTACACCCGCGAGTTCGCGGAGACGTTCAACGCGTTCTACCGCGAGTGCCCGGTACTCAGCGAAGAAGACGACGAACTCCGCCAAGCCCGCATCGCACTCGTCGCGGCCTCGCGCCACACCATCGCGAACGCGCTGTCGATCCTCGGCGTCGCCGCGCCCCACTCGATGTAG